The sequence below is a genomic window from Coffea arabica cultivar ET-39 chromosome 4c, Coffea Arabica ET-39 HiFi, whole genome shotgun sequence.
GGCCGGAGAGCCGAGAGTAGACACGCAGTGTAGAGATTCACCCGGGATTCCTCCTGGTTCTGGGTTAGTTTCTTGAGGGAAAATAAAGCCTCCTCTTGCTCGAACACTTGAAAGCTCCGGAGCTTGGTCATGAACTTGTCTTCTTCGAGGGAGCTAGAGTGACACAAGGACTCACATCTGAGGAGGACGAAGAAGAGCAGCAACAATAGGGGCAGGTGGTTAAAGGTAGAGGAGTGGTGGGCCTGTTGATGACATTGGCAGCCGTCACGAATTCCTTGGAGCTAGCGGAAACTTGACTAGGCGTTTGAGTAAAGCTTTTGTTTTCCACTTTTGCCCTTGAAAATATGACCACGTGAGAGGGACGTGCTATTTTTAGCCGGAGAAAGGAGCAAAAACGAGCATTAGGACCCAATTGGATcacaatttaaatgtgaaggacaattttggctgattttatatattagggactaaaaaagtgtttttgataaATATTAAGGatcaatttgacaaattttccaaaatttattatgACCACATATTAAAACACTACTTCCTCGTTATAGCCTTATAGGTAAGCTTCCCAACTACATAGCACAAACTTTTCATAAAATCTGCAATAATAAAAAAGGGCATGTCATCCCACTATGTTTTTTTTCAATAGAGTTacttttttcaattattttgaGAAAGTGTACATTCTAAAAATTTAGTAAAATAAAATGTGACTACTTCTAAAATACAGTGGCTCAATTTTGAGAAAGTGCACATTCTAAAAATTTACTCCAttcgtcccactttgatagtcctaattttttttcacacacttcaagaaaaagtagttaactttattggaacaatcaatttaagtagctattttcctaaaataccctcacattaattaaagtacaactttatgggaacttggattgataataaaaaaaaattaactcggggtaggtttatagtaacaataacttacattgaataagggtattttagaaaaattaaaatacaactatattttttaattgaaaagtggactataattaGAGATGGCAATGGAGACGGGTGCCCGCGGACAACCGCCCCGCAGGGGACTCTCGGGGCGCGGGGGGGGGAGTATACTCCCGTCCCGTCacctgcaaaaaaaaattatatatatataaataaatatatataaatatatataatatgtaatttaattagttataaacttatgataatgatattattagttagatgtattatataatgtatattagtgtatgtaatataattgatattatcaattatatgaataattagacatgtctactaatagaatttattaattagttatactaaatttactaatacatttatactaaatttttaattacacttaatagaataacacttttttctcaaaaaaaaaaacacaaacacaataatgaattagtgattgtatttgtaccaaaagtgaaaacttaactattttagttgtatttatttcatcatgttggattgtattcaaataacttttgtttgattgtttttatgagtttcaattgtaaaattacaatgaataataacttgatgatgcgttgatattttagtacttgattatttattaaaatttaactataataaaattttattaaccccgcgagaaaaattttattaactccACGGGAGAAGCGGGGCGGGGCGGCTGCAGGGCAGGAGGAGTGGGAGGAGGGTAGAGGTATCAAAATGAGTGACTTgcgcgggtttgggttgggtaaaatgggtaatgggtataagtgagtcaactcatttatacccatttaattagatgggtataaataggtaagtcaaaaaatgaattaggtaactcaattacccatttataactcatttattttaactttttgtaaactcatttaaattcataccactctttgtacccatcattagttttaaatatttatttataatgttcaataaacttaattaccattttttttcatatatactctatgtcacaaaattacctattatttaataattgaataataagaatataaaattttgaactaagtactataaaaattaatataaaaacgtaatccaaaaattttgaacccctaacatttttttcatatataaatttaaattttcattttagaaagataagaaaataggctaaaatttattataaattagtaatgctgaaaaatgagcaagttaacaaactaagagaaaataaaataataagataaaattaacaaataataataataataataataataataataataatgaaataaaagtagttaacattatgacaaaatgaaaaatttgaaaaaaaaaaatgggtgggggaaaagaagagacttggggggaagagaattctaaatgggttaattgggtttgatgggttacccaataatacccatttaataaatgggtattattgggtaacccatttatacccatatataaaaatttaaaatactcatacccatctattcatgggcgggtatggataaatttaattaattggGTTGATTTGCCACATCTAGAAGagggggcggggcgggggttggGAGGAATTAATAGGCAACGGGGTGGGGGCGGATATAATTTGGGAtagacgaaaaagaaaaaaaagtctatCAAAATGAGACGGAGGgaatagtaaaataaaatataaaataaaatatgactaCCTCTAAAATACAGGGGTTCCATTACAGTGAACCCCAGCGGAAATAATCGTTTTGCTTACCTATACAGCTAGGGAAATTCAGCATCTTTTGCTTCCAATACCTAAACCCCTTTACGCAACCCGAAAAAGATGGACCCGTCGTGGCACCACCacgctcctcctcctcctccgctACCAATTGGTGGAGCACCACCACCTCAGGCGGCAACAATCTGCCCTGTTTGCTCAATGTATCACTTCCCATTCTGCCCTCCTCCACCACCTCTTCCTCCTTTCTCTCAAAACATCCATCCCATCCCTCATCAATAccccccaccaccacctcccCCTGATCAATTTTACCACCCCAGACCCCCTCAACATCCGCCCCCTCTCCCACCCGCCCCCCCACCTTCTGCCTACGATCCCTTTGTTGACCACCAATCAGGGCCAGCTGCAAACCCCCGTCAGCAGCCGCCTTGGATCCCAAGTTCTGGTTTTGATAAAGACCCAGATGGGAATATGTATGCTAATAGTCATTCCACTTATGCTGGGGCTAAAAGAATGAGGTTTGATGATTCGGGCTTTTCGCCAAGCCCGGCCCACCCGTCTGTGGCTGCTGAGGATGAGAGAAGATTAAAGCTGATTCGCGATCACGGTGGGGCAATGAGTGGGGAGTCCAGAAATTCTGCTACTAATTTAGGGACGAGTAATTCTTTTGATCCTGGTTATTGTGATTATGTCCCAAAATCGAATTTTGGGCATGATATTGATCGTAGTAGTTTGCATCAGAATAATGTGTATGAATATAGTAGACGTAGTTTGAATAGCATGGAGCAGCTCAGACAAAATCAAGAAAGAATGGGCTTCAATCGGCATGGTGTATCAGGGGATCAATATGGTAACAAGCAAAATGTTAGTTTGCCGAACCAAAACGGGCAGAATATTGGGCTGACTCAGAATTATAGGGTGTTTAGTAGCCAGCCTCCACTTCCAGTCTCTCCACCTCCACCTCTTCCTGTGGATCCCCCAGGGCAGCATATGGTGCGGCCTGTTGTCTCATCATCACCATCTGGTACATCTCCTTCTTTGTTCCCGGTTGCTCCAGGTTCTTCAACCGGCGTTCAGTCATCCTCATATCATCCTGTTCCAGAATTGAGTTTATTGGCTGCGCATCAACCCATTAGAGGCAATCTCCATGCTTCTACCAGCTTTGGCTCTGAGGTAAGCTGCAAAATGCCAAGGCTTGTTAATCATATGTGTCAATGCAGTCATActtacaaaattttcaagaatgtGTTTTTGATGCCTTTTGGTCAAAGCAAACACTATTGGACTAAGTGGAGATCAATAAATAGGAAGCATTAATATCTTATTGCTGATCTCTAATGGCAGGAGTGTGCTGTCTATGTAGCCTGGCAACATCTAGCATGTTGGTTATCAGCCTCTTCATTTGTAGGACACGGACCTGTTTGACACACATAATACGCTTTCATTTTCTGGAAATATAGCGAGGTTGGGGTGGTGAGGATGTTTTCTGAGAAAAGCATTATTTTAGCGAACCCAATGAATTTATCTGCAAACCTGGTTACATTAGTAAACTAGTTTATGCTACCAAATGTTGGACCTGCATAGTGTATGTGACACTCAATAATATCTTACCAGTCACATTTCACTAACTAGTAAAAGTATTCTTATTACCAAAATTTGGACCTCAAGTGGGGTAACTGTCTCTGCAATATCTTGCTAGTCACCCGCCACTACCTCCTGGCAACATTCTTATGCTGTAAACTAAGTCATTGTTCATTTGAAACAGTTGAAATCTACAAAATAGTTCAAATATGTTTCTCATTTTAAACGTCATCACACTTTCTTGTGATGTTATTATGTTTTAGCTGGGAGGGTGATCACAGCTGcactattttctttcattttgtaaATGTCTGAACAGATGCTTGTGTGGCACACATACACTCACTCTCCTGTGGAATTGTTCTATTACATAATTCTTTTTAATGTTGTTTCAGAACCTCCGGGACATTTAAAGCCAATTTTCAAGCTTAAATTTCTTTCTCAAGAATATCACTGTTTTACTTCtatcttgtttcctttttctgaGATATAGTATCAATTCCGGTGAGTTGTATCTGGATTTTCATGCTTCTTAGTGCATTGTAATTACATTCCGGCTTGTTAATTGAGATGATGGTATGTGAAAAACATGGAGTGTACTGGACTACCTTTTCTTGATAGAGGTTCTGTGACTTGAACTAGCTTTCTCATATGAGAGCAAAGAACTTTCACCGGCTGCTAGCTTTCCTTTCTCACAAGGGATTCAGGAGAGCACTATTAGGTGTCTGATTTGAAATGAGAATCTTTTACATAGTATACTTGGTCATTCTACTATTGtaaattttttgtgtttttcattgattttctcttttctttgtgTATCTCCTCTTGCTTGTCGGTCAGAGATCTAATAGTTACCATGATTGTCAGGATTTACAAGGTATACGACAAGCACCATATAAAGCATACTTTGGAAGAAGTGAAGTAATTCCGCAGCAGCCTCTATCACCTAACAAACCTAAAGTTGTTGATGCCACTCACATAATAAAGCAACCCCATCGGGTGAATCGTCCCGATCACATTGTCATTATTCTTCGTGGTCTTCCAGGTTTGTCCCCTTCCCTTTCCTTCTTATAAAGATACGTGCTCCTTTGCCCATCTGCTAAAGGTTTTGAGTACATCGTCCTCAAAGATAGGGGATTGTTGACTCAAATGAAATCATATGAGGCCAAAAGTTACCATCTTTCTTCAACCAGctttttatcttcttgtaaAGAGTAAAATAATTAATGTTAGGAAAACTGACTGTATTCAGGAATAAATCAAGGATGTACATTTTTTTAGTTGTATTTTGTGCTAATAACTCGAAATTTCACAAACAGCATGCCTGCTTTATATGTAGCATTCTATGAGAGAAATTGGAACTTTTTGCTGTGAAGCATGGTATGCTATCTGAAACCTAACAGcaattaatatatttttaggTAGTGGGAAGAGCTACCTGGCAAAAATGTTGCGTGACCTAGAGGTTGAAAATGGTGGTAATGTGCCACGGATACATTCCATGGATGATTATTTCATGACTGAAGTTGAAAAGGTTTTCATGAACTCTTCATATTATTATTCTTTCTACAGCTACTGTCTAAAGCTTACCGGATcccatttctctatttttgtttatctttttattgctcaaattttacttttctttgtgcttgtttcttggaaaatgtCTATAGTAACTACATGAAATTCCACAGGTTGAGGAGAGTGAGTTTCCGAAGCCATCTGGTTCTGCTAGAGGGAAAAGGCCAGTAATGAAGAAAGTCATAGAGTTTTGCTATGAACCTGAAATGGAAGAGGTCAAAATCTTGTGAATGATcctcattttaaattttttttttgggagatgAATGTATGTGGATAAGGCCACCATGCACATTTCAATGGCTGCAATTGACATTTAATAATTGTTTCAGAAATTTGTTAAGTAGATGCTTCTGTCCTTAAAGTTTTCACGAGTCTGTCAGAAACATGGGCCTTTGACTGGCAACAGCTTTAGACTGAATTACCTAGTCTAATTTTTGTAGTACCTGTTGTACAACACAACAGAACACTAATATTAAAAGTGCTAATTTTGTGACTGCCAGCTCAATTTAAGGCAACTTTATCACCCATGCCTCTTTGACTTTAATGGAatgtcatgcttatttatgccaACACtgaaaacctttttttttttttttaatttttataatcacttgtagtttcaaaattcataaaaCAATCCAAAGTTGAATTTATTGCGAACGTAGGAAGTTCTGGTTTCAGCTTCTGAAATTTATCATTGTGGCTGTAGGAGTAAGGAAAGTTTATGCTGTATTCCTGTTTCTTTATCTATTTTTACCAGCAGATGGCTGTACAATTTTTTCGAAAGCTTATTCTTGTGTTTCTCAGTACCTAACAATTCGTAAGTCGTCATGATCATGTTAACGTGTCTCAAACAAAATGTTTCTAAATGTATATCTGCACCCTCATTTTGCTACTAGTGTCTTGGGGTGGTCACTTTaaatggtgttttttttttcgagctTTGACCTGTAATATTGGCTTTTCATGAACATGCTAAATGCTTTGCCAAGAAAAATATTTGTTTATCCTAATCAAGACTGCAGGTGATTGTAGTCCATTTTTTAGCTGTTTAAAGTTTTTGGGGAATATGTGAAGTAGTTTGTACATTTATCTCTTCCAAAAGCTGTAGTGATGGCACCTGATGGATGACATAAATCCAAGTGTCTGTGAGAATTGCTGTTGTTTTCTGTGAATGTGAATATGTCTCTCCTTTACACTCCTGTTGAAATTTAGAAAAGTAACAGAAGcagcaaaaacaagaattaaagaagtgcTTTAGTTCATTATCTGTGCTTGACTGCTATGGAATCTCTTTATCAGTCTGTTATTTGTGTCTGTCATAACTTCTCAAGCTGCCATTTAGTTTGTATGATATGCATGTCACCAACATTGACAATATTTCTTTGAATCAGGCTTATCGATCAAGCATGCTGAAGGCATTTAAGAAGACCCTTGATGAGGGGGTTTTCCCTTTCGTAATTGGTATGCTATTGGGGATTAAAAACTCCATGAAATTTGAACTATGAAGCTAATTTTTAGTTCAAAATGCTTTGTTTTCTCTAATTGTTATTGAAGATTTATACCTTCTTGTGGGGTTATTATCATAGTGGACTTCTTTTCCTGTGAGATGCAATTGTTTGAATTCTGTTGAAAAGTTTATCACGCTGAGTTCATTGATAATGTTGCACTCTGCTCTCTTGGTCCCCATGGTCTATTGAGTAAGTGGTGGCTTGTGCTAGATATTCTTGATGTAGGAAGTTGGAAAGAGTTTTACGTGTTGAACTATAGGATTTAAGATATTACCTAGAGCTCTATAAGTTTACTAGTCAACCTAAGGTTCAAAGATCTAGTCTGATTGTAGATTAAGTGGTAATGCAGTGCTTCTGCATCGCGTTCAGTTTCACTAACTACAGATGCTGTGTTGTTCGGCTATTGACCTGTTTCTTGCTGGTATTTGTGCCTCATTTAGTGGATGACCGCAATCTGCGGGTAGCTGATTTTGCTCAATTTTGGGCAACTGCAAAGGTATTTACTTCTTCACTTGTTATTGATGATCTGTATGCTTTCTGTTCTCATTATCTTATTTCTTGGAGATATTTTGATGATTGATCGCTGCATTTCCTTTCTCATTAGTTGCattcttgaaaagaaaatgagCTAAGCTTGCATAGAGATGCTCTAAACAGAAGAAAAGGgataaattattcaaaaatagttGAGAAGCAACATAAACTAGAAATAGATTTGTGGTCTTTATAGTAGTATTTTCTCTTGTTCAAATAGAACACATATCTGCCCATTTTATGACTGAGGTAATGGATTTGCTGCAGGATGCTTAAACTCTAAAGgtgaagaaatgatgaaaaaacGTTGTTCTTGTTTTGTATCCAATCAGCGACTTCTGGCAGTTTACCATTGATGAAAAGGATTTATTTAGTGAATTTTGTATAGCTTTTGTCACAGTTAATACCAAACATTCTTGCTTTTGAGAAACATAATTGATTTACTATTTATTGAGCCAAAATGGAGACAAATAAATGTGATTTTGAAACTGCATTAGAATGGTCGAATTAGTTTGATATTTGGTGTGATTTTGCAATGCCAAAATTCTTCCACTTCACCTTAAAAGTCATATTCATTGAATGTGAAAATTAAATTCAACGTTTTAGATAGTTATCCTAATTGAAAGATTTGGATTGTCCTCTGTTCTATTTTAAAACAATTAAGAACAAGTATAGTTAATAAGGTCAACTATTATTCAAGAAATAGTTATACTCCAATGCTATTCGTTGGGTTATTgtttaggaaaagaaatttgttgATTAGATTAATTTAGTATCTGGTAGAATTGAAACCTTATCATAGATGATCAAATTTGGTTTTTCTTATGACAATTTACTTGTTGTGACAAGTACAAAGGGGATGCAGCTCAATTTACTATGACGATGAATAAGCTGTATGAGAAACCTTACTGCAAGAAAGTTAAAATCTTGTTAGCTTAGGAAAGAGCTATGGAAACGTAATGAGACTAAAGTGTTGCAATAGTTTGATCGCTAAGTTAATGGTAGAGGTAGGAAAATTGCACATGGGAGCAGAATTTAGATGAAAAAGCAAAGAATGCTGGAGGTTTCCAAGTCAGCTTTTGTTCATGCTGACTTACCATATTACTCTATAATTAGTTAGAGATACATTCACACCCTTTGCTTGTTTCTGTGCGTGTATGTATGTCTGAGTATATCTTTTAAATATggcttttctttatttatctGTTTTGTTACATGTGTCAGTGCATCTTTGCTCAAATATTTTCTTTGTCAGAATAAGCTTGAGTTGTTAATAGGAAAATATATCAGATAGAGAAAAGTTTTTAGACTCATttgtcttcttgttttctttgtcCTCAGGCATAGGAAATTGTATTCTTTCCTTTTGGCATATCTTGGTTTCAAAATGTCTTGTGTTTCCTGTTGGTTTCAGGAAGCTGatcttttttagtttttttcatACAGAGCAAGAGTTTGGCTTTCTTCTAGTGTTATACATTCTTTTTGGTTCAAATGTTTGAAATTGGAGGTGTTTTTTGTTGATTTGTTCTGTATTTTATTAAACTGCATTTCTGTAATGTTTTCACTTTTTATTTTCAGATCCTTTTAAATTCTTCTTGTTCGGCTGTGAAGTTGTGAGATTTGAGTATTACTAATTATCAATCCATATTTGTGTACCACTGCATATTTAATTCACTAAGGATAGTTAATTGAAAAACCAAAGGAGATAAACTTAATCTTTTACGTATTTGTCCTTTTGTGCCATCGAATCATTATTAAACTTCGTTTTTGATAAGTTGGTCATTGACACCATCTAGAGTGTGGATTTTTGATCTTCCATCTGTCTCAGAAGATATTTGTTGTTTATGGTTAGATAATTGGTGGTGAAAATCAGATCCTTTACATTGAAAGGCATTTTACCTCTGGGGCCTGGCTTGTCCAAAGCTTTGAGCAAGATTGGTTCCTTGGCTGAGAGTGGTTGAAGTTCCATCTACAGTCCAGATTTATTTTTCCTGTTTAAACTTGAGTTCTGCTGAGTGA
It includes:
- the LOC113740356 gene encoding uncharacterized protein isoform X1, producing the protein MDPSWHHHAPPPPPLPIGGAPPPQAATICPVCSMYHFPFCPPPPPLPPFSQNIHPIPHQYPPPPPPPDQFYHPRPPQHPPPLPPAPPPSAYDPFVDHQSGPAANPRQQPPWIPSSGFDKDPDGNMYANSHSTYAGAKRMRFDDSGFSPSPAHPSVAAEDERRLKLIRDHGGAMSGESRNSATNLGTSNSFDPGYCDYVPKSNFGHDIDRSSLHQNNVYEYSRRSLNSMEQLRQNQERMGFNRHGVSGDQYGNKQNVSLPNQNGQNIGLTQNYRVFSSQPPLPVSPPPPLPVDPPGQHMVRPVVSSSPSGTSPSLFPVAPGSSTGVQSSSYHPVPELSLLAAHQPIRGNLHASTSFGSEDLQGIRQAPYKAYFGRSEVIPQQPLSPNKPKVVDATHIIKQPHRVNRPDHIVIILRGLPGSGKSYLAKMLRDLEVENGGNVPRIHSMDDYFMTEVEKVEESEFPKPSGSARGKRPVMKKVIEFCYEPEMEEAYRSSMLKAFKKTLDEGVFPFVIVDDRNLRVADFAQFWATAKRSGYEVYLLEATYKDPAGCAARNVHGFTQEDIQKMADLWEEAPTLYLKLDIKSLLHGDGLEDSGIQEVDMDMEDGDPVGLLSGSEERNVEKLVISQEGDLVGSLKEDQRGDAEADHPIEEVKELGKSKWSNNLDEDDNHKNEDTRNLNSLSGLRKSYSKEGKSVRWGDQVRNSGFSIAVAKFRNIASLVIGPGAGYNMKSNPLPDEELTTASHGKGKLRKQSVFQEQLRAEQESFKAVFDKRRQRISMLDED
- the LOC113740356 gene encoding uncharacterized protein isoform X2, which codes for MDPSWHHHAPPPPPLPIGGAPPPQAATICPVCSMYHFPFCPPPPPLPPFSQNIHPIPHQYPPPPPPPDQFYHPRPPQHPPPLPPAPPPSAYDPFVDHQSGPAANPRQQPPWIPSSGFDKDPDGNMYANSHSTYAGAKRMRFDDSGFSPSPAHPSVAAEDERRLKLIRDHGGAMSGESRNSATNLGTSNSFDPGYCDYVPKSNFGHDIDRSSLHQNNVYEYSRRSLNSMEQLRQNQERMGFNRHGVSGDQYGNKQNVSLPNQNGQNIGLTQNYRVFSSQPPLPVSPPPPLPVDPPGQHMVRPVVSSSPSGTSPSLFPVAPGSSTGVQSSSYHPVPELSLLAAHQPIRGNLHASTSFGSEDLQGIRQAPYKAYFGRSEVIPQQPLSPNKPKVVDATHIIKQPHRVNRPDHIVIILRGLPGSGKSYLAKMLRDLEVENGGNVPRIHSMDDYFMTEVEKVEESEFPKPSGSARGKRPVMKKVIEFCYEPEMEEAYRSSMLKAFKKTLDEGVFPFVIVDDRNLRVADFAQFWATAKRSGYEVYLLEATYKDPAGCAARNVHGFTQEDIQKMADLWEEAPTLYLKLDIKVDMDMEDGDPVGLLSGSEERNVEKLVISQEGDLVGSLKEDQRGDAEADHPIEEVKELGKSKWSNNLDEDDNHKNEDTRNLNSLSGLRKSYSKEGKSVRWGDQVRNSGFSIAVAKFRNIASLVIGPGAGYNMKSNPLPDEELTTASHGKGKLRKQSVFQEQLRAEQESFKAVFDKRRQRISMLDED